In the Solirubrobacterales bacterium genome, AGCGGGACTCAGCCCGGAATCACGATCGGGGAGCTGGCCAGGCGCTCCGGGGTGACGGTGCGGAACATCCGGGCGCATCAGTCCCGCGGGCTGCTCCACCCGCCCCGGGTGGTGGGCCGGACCGGGTACTACGACGAGGAGCATGTCGGCCGGCTGAAACTGATCCTCGAGCTTCAGTCCGAGGGTTTCAACCTGGAGGCGATCCGGAGAATCATCGATTCGGCCGGGGAGGCTCCGGGTGAGCTGCTCGGTTTCACCCGTGAGGTGCGGGCGCCGTACGAGACCGAACAGCCGCAGGTCCTGACCGAGGCCGAGGTCGCCGGACCCTGGGGTGAACGGCGGCTCGGACCGGAGGTGTTCCAGCGGGTGCAGGAGCTGGGGATCATGCGCCCGCTCGGCGACGGCCGGCTCGAGGTGCTCAGCCC is a window encoding:
- a CDS encoding MerR family transcriptional regulator, whose protein sequence is MKSGNGTASAGSGGSGTQPGITIGELARRSGVTVRNIRAHQSRGLLHPPRVVGRTGYYDEEHVGRLKLILELQSEGFNLEAIRRIIDSAGEAPGELLGFTREVRAPYETEQPQVLTEAEVAGPWGERRLGPEVFQRVQELGIMRPLGDGRLEVLSPKLFRTGVEMAELGIPVEVALDALEALKERSTAVAEVFIEVFNREIWEPFDRAGRPREEWPRVRGALQSMRPLASDAFIASFQFAMEEVSERAISKAIRRELAAESLAARPDPETPR